From the genome of Impatiens glandulifera chromosome 9, dImpGla2.1, whole genome shotgun sequence, one region includes:
- the LOC124915423 gene encoding acetylserotonin O-methyltransferase-like: MAKRNEEEANAQVNIWNYVFGFADMAVIRCAIDLDIPDILENHVADSPMTLSDLSSAVGCPPSTLHRIMRYLVNRRIFREEPKEIYGSKSKGYVSTPISRLLMRNHNKSMASFIRLQSSPFMLAPWLGLSKSVLTDCKSHAFEVANGKDVWSYAEANADRIKMINDAMACDARLTVPAIIRGCPEVFQGLESVVDVGGGNGTTLSLLVEAFPWIRGINFDLPHVVSVAKECVGVEHVGGDMFKMIPKADAIFMKWTLHDWGDEDCIKILKNCKDALPKGKGKVIIVEALLKEDGVGVEEAEEKVKEEDDLEYVRLMLDMVMMAHTETGKERTLKQWEDVINKAGFSRYTVHCIPAVQSVIVAYA; this comes from the exons atggCTAAGAGAAATGAGGAAGAAGCTAATGCCCAAGTTAACATATGGAATTATGTATTCGGCTTCGCAGACATGGCAGTAATTCGTTGCGCCATTGATCTTGACATACCCGACATCCTCGAAAACCATGTGGCCGATAGCCCCATGACTCTCTCCGATCTATCCTCAGCCGTCGGATGTCCCCCTTCCACCCTCCACCGCATCATGCGATATTTAGTCAATCGTCGCATCTTTCGCGAAGAGCCCAAAGAAATTTATGGCTCCAAATCAAAGGGTTATGTCTCAACTCCTATTTCTCGTCTCCTCATGAGAAACCATAACAAAAGCATGGCCTCATTCATTCGGTTGCAGAGCAGCCCTTTTATGTTGGCACCCTGGTTGGGACTAAGCAAAAGTGTCCTAACTGACTGCAAATCCCACGCGTTTGAAGTAGCCAACGGCAAGGATGTATGGAGCTATGCTGAGGCAAATGCAGACCGTATCAAGATGATCAACGATGCAATGGCGTGTGATGCCAGGCTGACGGTGCCAGCTATTATTCGAGGATGTCCGGAGGTTTTCCAAGGATTGGAGTCGGTTGTGGATGTCGGTGGAGGGAATGGCACGACGCTGAGTTTGCTGGTGGAGGCTTTTCCGTGGATTCGTGGCATTAATTTTGATCTTCCACATGTTGTTTCCGTCGCAAAAGAATGTGTTGGTGTTGAACATGTTGGCGGGGACATGTTCAAAATGATTCCAAAAGCTGATGCAATTTTCATGAAG TGGACTCTGCATGACTGGGGAGATGAAGATTGCATCAAGATCTTGAAGAATTGTAAAGATGCTCTTCCGAAAGGCAAAGGAAAGGTGATAATAGTTGAGGCGTTACTTAAAGAAGACGGAGTCGGAGTCGAGGAAGCGGAAGAGAAGGTGAAGGAAGAAGACGATCTTGAGTATGTGAGGCTCATGTTGGATATGGTGATGATGGCTCATACTGAAACCGGAAAAGAAAGGACACTAAAACAATGGGAAGATGTTATCAACAAAGCTGGCTTTTCTCGATACACTGTTCATTGCATTCCAGCCGTTCAATCTGTGATCGTTGCTTATGCTTGA
- the LOC124915583 gene encoding acetylserotonin O-methyltransferase-like has product MAKRNEEEANAQDNIWNYVFGFADMAVIRCAIDLDIPDILENHVSDSPMTLSDLSSAVGCPPSTLHRIMRYLVNRRIFCEEPIEIDGSKSKGYVPTPISRLLMRNHNKSMASFIRLQSSPFMLAPWLGLSKSVLTDCKSHAFEVANGKDVWSYAEANADRIKMINDAMACDARLTVPAIIRGCPEVFQGLESVVDVGGGNGTTLNLLVEAFPWIRGINFDLPHVVSVAKECVGVEHVGGDMFKMIPKADAIFMKWTLHDWGDEDCIKILKNCKDALPKGKGKVIIVEALLKKDGVGVEEAEEKVKEEDDLEYVRLMLDMVMMAHTETGKERTQKQWEDVLNKAGFSRYTVHCIPAVQSVIVVYA; this is encoded by the exons ATGGCTAAGAGAAATGAGGAAGAAGCTAATGCCCAAGATAACATATGGAATTATGTATTCGGCTTCGCAGACATGGCAGTAATTCGTTGCGCCATTGATCTTGACATACCCGACATCCTCGAAAACCATGTGTCCGATAGCCCCATGACTCTCTCCGATCTATCCTCAGCTGTCGGATGTCCCCCTTCCACCCTCCACCGCATCATGCGATATTTAGTCAATCGTCGCATCTTTTGCGAAGAGCCCATAGAAATTGATGGCTCCAAATCAAAGGGTTATGTCCCAACTCCTATTTCTCGTCTCCTCATGAGAAACCATAACAAAAGCATGGCCTCATTCATTCGGTTGCAGAGCAGCCCTTTTATGTTGGCACCCTGGTTGGGACTAAGCAAAAGTGTCCTAACTGACTGCAAATCCCACGCGTTTGAAGTGGCCAACGGCAAGGATGTATGGAGCTATGCTGAGGCAAATGCAGACCGTATCAAGATGATCAACGATGCAATGGCGTGTGATGCCAGGCTGACGGTGCCAGCTATTATTCGAGGATGTCCGGAGGTTTTCCAAGGATTGGAGTCGGTTGTGGATGTCGGTGGAGGGAATGGCACGACGCTGAATTTGCTGGTGGAGGCTTTTCCGTGGATTCGTGGCATTAATTTTGATCTTCCACATGTTGTTTCCGTCGCAAAAGAATGTGTTGGTGTTGAACATGTTGGCGGGGACATGTTCAAAATGATTCCAAAAGCTGATGCAATTTTCATGAAG TGGACTCTGCATGACTGGGGAGATGAAGATTGCATCAAGATCTTGAAGAATTGTAAAGATGCTCTTCCGAAAGGCAAAGGAAAGGTGATAATAGTTGAGGCGTTACTTAAAAAAGACGGAGTCGGAGTCGAGGAAGCGGAAGAGAAGGTGAAGGAAGAAGACGATCTTGAGTATGTGAGGCTCATGTTGGATATGGTGATGATGGCTCATACTGAAACCGGAAAAGAAAGGACACAAAAACAATGGGAAGATGTTCTCAACAAAGCTGGCTTTTCTCGATACACTGTTCATTGCATTCCAGCCGTTCAATCTGTGATCGTTGTTTATGCTTGA
- the LOC124915570 gene encoding acetylserotonin O-methyltransferase-like encodes MAKRNEEEANAQVNIWNYVFGFADMAVIRCAIDLDIPDILENHVADSPMTLSDLSSAVGCPPSTLHRIMRYLVNRRIFCEEPIEIDGSKSKGYVPTPISRLLMRNHNKSMASFIRLQSSPFMLAPWLGLSKSVLTDCKSHAFEVANGKDVWSYAEANADRIKMINDGMACDARLTVPAIIRGCPEVFQGLESVVDVGGGDGTTLNLLVEAFPWIRGINFDLPHVVSVAKECVGVEHVGGDMFKMIPKADAIFMKWTLHDWGDEDCIKILKNCKDALTKGKGKVIIVEALLKEDGVGVEEAEEKVKEEDDLEYVRLMLDMVMMAHTETGKERTQKQWEDVLNKAGFSRYTVHCIPAVQSVIVAYA; translated from the exons atggCTAAGAGAAATGAGGAAGAAGCTAATGCCCAAGTTAACATATGGAATTATGTATTCGGCTTCGCAGACATGGCAGTAATTCGTTGCGCCATTGATCTTGACATACCCGACATCCTTGAAAACCATGTGGCCGATAGCCCCATGACTCTCTCCGATCTATCCTCAGCCGTCGGATGTCCCCCTTCCACCCTCCACCGCATCATGCGATATTTAGTCAATCGTCGCATCTTTTGCGAAGAGCCCATAGAAATTGATGGCTCCAAATCAAAGGGTTATGTCCCAACTCCTATTTCTCGTCTCCTCATGAGAAACCATAACAAAAGCATGGCCTCATTCATTCGGTTGCAGAGCAGCCCTTTTATGTTGGCACCCTGGTTGGGACTAAGCAAAAGTGTCCTAACTGACTGCAAATCCCACGCGTTTGAAGTAGCCAACGGCAAGGATGTATGGAGCTATGCTGAGGCAAATGCAGACCGTATCAAGATGATCAACGATGGAATGGCGTGTGATGCCAGGCTGACGGTGCCAGCTATTATTCGAGGATGTCCGGAGGTTTTCCAAGGATTGGAGTCGGTTGTGGATGTCGGTGGAGGGGATGGCACGACGCTGAATTTGCTGGTGGAGGCTTTTCCGTGGATTCGTGGCATTAATTTTGATCTTCCACATGTTGTTTCCGTCGCAAAAGAATGTGTTGGTGTTGAACATGTTGGCGGGGACATGTTCAAAATGATTCCAAAAGCTGATGCAATTTTCATGAAG TGGACTCTGCATGACTGGGGAGATGAAGATTGCATCAAGATCTTGAAGAATTGTAAAGATGCTCTTACGAAAGGCAAAGGCAAGGTGATAATAGTGGAGGCGTTACTTAAAGAAGACGGAGTCGGAGTCGAGGAAGCGGAAGAGAAGGTGAAGGAAGAAGACGATCTTGAGTATGTGAGGCTCATGTTGGATATGGTGATGATGGCTCATACTGAAACCGGAAAAGAAAGGACACAAAAACAATGGGAAGATGTTCTCAACAAAGCTGGCTTTTCTCGATACACTGTTCATTGCATTCCAGCCGTTCAATCTGTGATCGTTGCTTATGCTTGA